The following proteins are co-located in the Fibrobacter sp. genome:
- a CDS encoding glycoside hydrolase family 18 protein, whose translation MNIKTIALTLALGAFAMANAAADKVVGFYPYWSQYSQFYPKDIRYNTVTDIHYVGLAPSEDGSLAFADENDAENFKTLVQMSKENNVKLIVSVGGMETEGALKAIAGSDDALSSFVSNISSWLSDNGGDGVELDWQNLTADDAEDYAKMVNALVDGLSGQTVTAVVYPSAGMDAYKADALNRLAYVDVFMSDQMTEESSEVVPNQSASYVKESLEKVSGAGVNTDLLVPIIFLYGKTWSGASGLGSSHQGVGSGNEGYVTYAELMGKFDTPDYKVTFDEASQSEVAVSSSETIVFMGIPSVKAVAQQVKNDGMAGVAVYDLSQDHHEPIVSLLVTIGLELRPEISYKPKKK comes from the coding sequence ATGAATATTAAAACAATTGCTTTGACTCTTGCTCTTGGAGCATTCGCAATGGCAAACGCCGCTGCGGACAAGGTTGTTGGTTTCTATCCTTACTGGAGTCAGTACTCCCAGTTCTATCCGAAGGATATCCGCTATAACACCGTGACTGACATTCATTACGTTGGTTTGGCTCCCAGCGAAGACGGCTCTCTCGCCTTTGCTGATGAAAACGACGCAGAAAACTTCAAGACCTTGGTTCAGATGTCCAAGGAAAACAACGTGAAGCTTATCGTTTCCGTTGGTGGCATGGAAACCGAAGGTGCTCTCAAGGCTATCGCCGGTTCCGACGACGCTCTTTCCAGCTTCGTCTCCAACATCAGCAGCTGGCTTTCTGATAACGGCGGCGACGGTGTGGAACTGGACTGGCAGAACCTGACTGCAGATGACGCAGAAGACTACGCCAAGATGGTGAACGCCCTTGTGGATGGTCTTTCCGGCCAGACTGTTACCGCAGTGGTTTATCCTTCTGCCGGTATGGATGCCTATAAGGCCGACGCTCTGAACCGCCTCGCTTACGTGGACGTGTTCATGTCCGACCAGATGACTGAAGAAAGTTCCGAAGTTGTTCCCAACCAGAGTGCCTCCTACGTGAAGGAATCCTTGGAAAAGGTTTCCGGCGCAGGCGTTAACACTGACTTGCTGGTTCCTATCATCTTCCTCTATGGCAAGACCTGGAGCGGCGCAAGCGGTCTCGGTTCTTCTCACCAGGGTGTGGGTAGCGGTAACGAAGGTTACGTGACCTATGCCGAACTGATGGGCAAGTTCGACACTCCGGATTACAAGGTTACCTTCGATGAAGCCTCCCAGTCCGAAGTGGCTGTGAGCTCTTCCGAAACCATCGTCTTCATGGGTATTCCCTCTGTCAAGGCTGTTGCCCAGCAGGTCAAGAACGACGGTATGGCCGGTGTTGCCGTTTATGATCTTTCTCAGGACCATCACGAACCGATCGTCAGCCTCCTGGTGACCATCGGTCTCGAACTCCGTCCGGAAATCAGCTATAAGCCCAAGAAGAAGTAA
- a CDS encoding cellulase family glycosylhydrolase, translating into MKKLLPCLMALAAIPAFADATTAVAKKVGPVSHYGTLGSANGKVIGTKTNQPAILRGMSWFWSDATGLPYYSKTVLDWATDNLKIDVIRFAMGINYYGTDTKNKLSDGYSYMSAPDSYKVIVDKMIEAAIENDIYIILDWHSHQANSETAAAKAFFSEMAQKYGKIPNVIFEIFNEPTGSWGEVANYANQVIPGIRAASENLIIVGNPGWSSQPNAASGLTQTNLAYSLHFYAASHPVSGYGSNATQAMNSGKAVFATEYGTVNYDGAGTPNASATQSWFDFMDQNMISSCNWSLRQVQTTENGNVKNETSAFFDGSTELTSKALLDAAKTSTSGAIVKQYLVGKGRTWADSLVKGKNTGACAFKSFSAGELDGTVASKLAGGCTYTSSNENVVSNSGEIKGAGFAIMTGNDGSQSVITIKGIPAQTVPNFQDLTCNFGGTCSTNRTLSYSGGPNKEWIVTIDPTTLEGSKFTLTSLDPSIVTVKTATCSNTSCSNAQKGKQVLMYEFKSFGSAKIVATAAATPGYKAVQDTITVTYEKGSNKMTNNFKNTTLALGGVAEKLVPDTTMYHTPVTYTFNGEPTSKYVTKNGNALQAGTENAVVKITANAPETETYKEFHMTITVVVGDSTQAVNKSEVEAASIVKTNPKLPLSAIVAGNQLHVNSNEAGDINVEVFSITGQSIMSKTLTSNGTASMSLASIPNGSYLVVISQGVRQLNVKWNKISK; encoded by the coding sequence ATGAAAAAATTACTCCCCTGCCTAATGGCACTCGCAGCCATTCCGGCATTCGCTGACGCCACGACCGCTGTCGCTAAGAAAGTCGGCCCTGTCAGCCACTACGGTACTCTCGGTTCTGCCAATGGCAAGGTCATTGGCACCAAGACCAACCAGCCCGCAATCCTCCGCGGTATGAGCTGGTTCTGGTCCGATGCAACGGGCCTGCCCTACTATTCCAAGACCGTTCTTGACTGGGCAACCGACAACCTCAAGATCGACGTCATTCGTTTCGCCATGGGTATCAACTACTATGGTACCGATACCAAGAACAAGCTCTCCGACGGTTACTCCTACATGAGCGCACCGGATAGCTACAAGGTTATCGTCGACAAGATGATCGAAGCCGCTATCGAAAATGACATCTATATCATTCTCGACTGGCACAGCCATCAGGCCAACTCTGAAACTGCTGCAGCAAAGGCCTTCTTCTCTGAAATGGCTCAAAAGTACGGCAAGATTCCTAACGTCATCTTCGAAATCTTTAACGAACCCACCGGCAGCTGGGGCGAAGTCGCCAACTACGCAAACCAGGTCATTCCCGGCATCCGCGCCGCTTCCGAAAACCTGATCATCGTGGGTAACCCCGGTTGGTCCTCCCAGCCTAACGCTGCAAGCGGCTTGACTCAAACCAACCTGGCCTACTCCCTGCACTTCTACGCCGCATCCCACCCGGTTAGCGGTTATGGTTCCAACGCCACCCAGGCAATGAACTCCGGCAAGGCCGTGTTCGCCACCGAATACGGTACCGTGAACTACGACGGTGCAGGTACTCCTAACGCATCTGCAACCCAGTCCTGGTTCGACTTCATGGACCAGAACATGATCAGTAGCTGTAACTGGAGCCTCCGCCAGGTGCAGACCACCGAAAATGGTAACGTCAAGAACGAAACCTCCGCATTCTTCGATGGCAGCACCGAACTTACTTCCAAGGCACTTCTCGATGCAGCAAAGACCAGTACTTCCGGTGCAATCGTCAAGCAGTATCTGGTTGGCAAGGGCCGTACCTGGGCAGACTCCCTGGTCAAGGGCAAGAACACTGGCGCATGCGCCTTCAAGTCCTTCTCTGCAGGCGAACTGGATGGCACCGTGGCAAGCAAGCTTGCCGGCGGATGTACCTACACCTCCAGCAACGAAAACGTTGTCAGCAACTCTGGTGAAATCAAGGGTGCAGGCTTTGCAATCATGACCGGCAACGACGGTTCTCAGTCCGTCATCACCATCAAGGGCATCCCTGCTCAGACCGTTCCTAACTTCCAGGACCTTACCTGTAACTTCGGCGGCACCTGCAGCACCAACAGAACTCTGAGCTACTCCGGTGGTCCCAACAAGGAATGGATCGTTACTATCGATCCTACCACCCTCGAAGGATCCAAGTTCACCTTGACTTCTCTTGATCCTAGCATCGTTACCGTAAAGACTGCAACCTGCTCTAACACTTCCTGCTCCAACGCTCAGAAGGGCAAGCAGGTTCTGATGTACGAATTCAAGAGCTTCGGTTCCGCAAAGATTGTTGCTACCGCAGCAGCAACCCCCGGTTACAAGGCAGTTCAGGACACCATCACCGTGACCTACGAAAAGGGTTCCAACAAGATGACCAACAACTTCAAGAACACCACCCTCGCTCTCGGCGGTGTTGCAGAAAAGTTGGTTCCTGATACCACCATGTACCACACTCCGGTAACCTACACCTTTAACGGCGAACCCACCTCCAAGTACGTTACCAAGAACGGCAACGCTCTCCAGGCCGGCACCGAAAACGCTGTAGTCAAGATTACCGCAAACGCTCCTGAAACCGAAACCTACAAGGAATTCCACATGACCATTACCGTGGTCGTGGGCGACAGCACTCAGGCCGTGAACAAGAGCGAAGTTGAAGCAGCAAGCATCGTCAAGACTAACCCGAAGCTCCCGCTCAGCGCAATCGTAGCTGGCAATCAGCTTCATGTCAACAGCAACGAAGCTGGCGACATCAACGTTGAAGTCTTCTCCATCACTGGTCAGAGCATCATGAGCAAGACCTTGACCTCCAATGGTACTGCATCCATGTCTCTTGCAAGCATTCCTAACGGCTCCTACCTGGTTGTCATCAGCCAGGGCGTCCGTCAGCTGAATGTCAAGTGGAACAAGATCTCTAAGTAA